A window of Lodderomyces beijingensis strain CBS 14171 genome assembly, chromosome: 1 contains these coding sequences:
- a CDS encoding 40S ribosomal protein eS25 has translation MAPKIQQTKAAKAAAALAGGKKGKKKWNKGKVKDKAQHIVILDQEKYDRILKDVPTYKYVSVSVLVDRLKIGGSLARVALRQLEDDGIITPVLKHSKQAIYTRAQ, from the coding sequence ATGGCGCCAAAGATCCAACAAACTAAGGCCGCtaaagctgctgctgccttgGCCGGTGGTAAGAAAGGTAAAAAGAAGTGGAACAAGGGTAaggtcaaggacaaggcTCAGCACATTGTCATCTTGGACCAAGAGAAATACGACAGAATCTTGAAGGATGTCCCAACCTACAAGTACGTTTCCGTTTCCGTTTTGGTTGACAGATTGAAGATTGGAGGTTCGCTTGCCCGTGTTGCTTTGAGACAGTTGGAGGACGACGGAATCATTACCCCGGTCTTGAAGCACTCCAAACAAGCCATCTACACTCGTGCTCAGTAA